In Effusibacillus lacus, the following are encoded in one genomic region:
- a CDS encoding nucleotidyl transferase AbiEii/AbiGii toxin family protein yields the protein MNAEKLKMIRKLVIIAMFGDDDLMDMFVLKGGSAIEFAYKIDARASVDVDLSMEEDIPEEKLQEVSNKIERSLIRVFQEEGYVVFDFKFIPKPEKRREGLRDFWGGYAIEFKILPEVHRDILNSDLHKARKMAEVVGPKQGKKLEIDISKYEYCDDTRTVEIDGYTVYVYTPEMLVIEKLRAICQQMPEYPINGRNKHPRPRDFYDIYVLMNNVVGISVPEYDLVKQVFALKEVPIDLLKTIPLYREYHAGDLDSLRDTVPRNKEIEFNLYFDFVVNLVERITGDKLVSQVG from the coding sequence ATGAATGCGGAAAAATTAAAAATGATTCGGAAACTGGTTATTATCGCAATGTTTGGCGATGATGATTTGATGGATATGTTCGTGCTTAAAGGCGGGTCTGCAATTGAGTTTGCATACAAAATTGATGCCCGTGCTTCCGTAGATGTTGATCTTTCCATGGAGGAGGACATTCCAGAAGAAAAGTTGCAGGAAGTGAGCAATAAAATCGAGAGGTCCTTGATCCGGGTATTCCAGGAAGAAGGGTACGTGGTATTTGATTTTAAATTTATTCCAAAACCGGAAAAGCGGAGGGAAGGGCTTCGGGATTTTTGGGGAGGCTACGCTATTGAATTCAAAATCCTGCCGGAAGTCCACCGGGACATACTCAATTCAGATCTCCACAAAGCAAGAAAGATGGCAGAAGTAGTGGGCCCGAAGCAGGGGAAAAAGTTAGAAATCGACATAAGCAAGTACGAATATTGCGACGACACGCGAACTGTTGAAATCGATGGATACACTGTATATGTCTATACGCCAGAAATGCTTGTGATCGAAAAGCTTCGGGCAATTTGTCAACAAATGCCGGAATACCCCATAAACGGGAGAAACAAGCATCCCAGACCTCGTGACTTTTACGATATCTATGTGTTGATGAACAATGTGGTAGGAATCTCTGTTCCCGAATATGATTTGGTCAAGCAAGTGTTTGCACTAAAAGAAGTACCGATCGACTTGCTGAAAACCATCCCGCTTTACCGAGAGTATCACGCGGGAGATCTCGACTCACTACGGGATACCGTTCCTAGAAACAAAGAGATTGAGTTCAATTTGTATTTCGATTTTGTGGTCAACTTGGTGGAGCGGATCACCGGGGATAAACTTGTCAGTCAAGTGGGCTAA
- the ssb gene encoding single-stranded DNA-binding protein, with product MLNRIILIGRLTADPELRYTPTGTAVASFTLAVDRPRANQQGERETDFINIVVWQKLGELCAQYLKKGRLAAVEGRLQIRSYENKEGQRVRVAEVVADNVRFLDRGDSTGGGGFEGSGAGFGGGFGGNQGFGGNNNKRGSNFDDDPFVDDGKPIDISDDDLPF from the coding sequence ATGTTAAACCGGATCATTCTGATCGGACGATTGACGGCCGATCCGGAGCTTCGTTATACACCCACCGGCACCGCTGTCGCATCCTTTACACTGGCGGTTGACCGTCCGCGCGCCAACCAGCAAGGTGAGCGCGAGACCGATTTTATCAATATCGTGGTTTGGCAGAAGCTTGGGGAATTGTGTGCACAGTATTTGAAGAAAGGGCGCTTGGCAGCTGTGGAAGGTCGCCTGCAGATCCGCAGCTATGAGAACAAGGAAGGACAGCGGGTTCGCGTGGCCGAAGTGGTGGCTGACAACGTGCGTTTCCTTGACCGCGGGGACAGCACCGGCGGTGGCGGATTCGAAGGATCCGGTGCAGGCTTTGGCGGCGGCTTCGGGGGCAATCAAGGCTTCGGCGGTAACAATAACAAGCGCGGCAGCAACTTCGATGACGATCCGTTTGTCGACGATGGCAAACCGATTGATATCTCGGACGATGATTTGCCTTTCTGA
- the ychF gene encoding redox-regulated ATPase YchF, which translates to MALCVGIVGLPNVGKSTLFNAITKAGAEAANYPFCTIDPNVGVVEVPDERLQKLAEIVNPQRILPTAFEFVDIAGLVKGASRGEGLGNKFLSHIREVNAIAHVVRCFEDTNITHVAGKVDPLSDMETINLELIFADMETVERRMERARKGLKGGDKKAQQEVNLLERLKSAFENGKPARSVEMDDEERLLIRDLHLLTIKPVLYVANVSEDEVANPDGNPNVQAVRKFAAEEGAEVVVISARVESEIAELEGEDREMFLQELGLQESGLDRLIKAAYKLLGLITYFTAGEKEVRAWTIRKGTKAPGAAGVIHSDFEKGFIRAEVVAYSDLVKAGSMNAAKEKGLLRLEGKEYVVQDGDVMHFRFNV; encoded by the coding sequence ATGGCTTTGTGTGTAGGGATTGTGGGTCTTCCCAACGTCGGGAAATCGACCCTTTTTAATGCGATAACGAAAGCGGGTGCGGAAGCGGCCAACTACCCGTTCTGCACCATTGATCCGAACGTTGGCGTGGTGGAGGTGCCGGACGAGCGCTTGCAAAAGCTGGCTGAGATTGTGAACCCGCAGCGAATTCTGCCGACCGCGTTCGAGTTTGTGGATATAGCCGGCCTGGTGAAGGGAGCGAGCCGGGGAGAAGGTCTGGGCAACAAGTTCCTGTCCCATATCCGGGAAGTAAACGCCATCGCCCATGTGGTGCGCTGCTTTGAAGATACCAATATCACCCACGTAGCAGGAAAGGTCGATCCTCTCTCCGATATGGAAACGATCAACCTGGAATTGATCTTTGCCGATATGGAAACGGTTGAGCGCCGGATGGAACGCGCTCGCAAGGGCCTTAAGGGGGGAGACAAGAAAGCGCAGCAAGAAGTGAATTTGCTGGAGCGTCTGAAGAGCGCCTTTGAGAACGGCAAGCCCGCACGCTCGGTGGAAATGGATGACGAAGAGCGCTTGCTGATTCGTGACCTCCATCTGCTGACCATCAAGCCGGTCCTGTATGTGGCGAACGTCTCGGAAGACGAAGTGGCGAACCCTGACGGCAATCCGAATGTACAAGCCGTCCGAAAGTTTGCGGCGGAAGAAGGGGCCGAAGTCGTTGTCATCTCCGCTAGGGTGGAGTCGGAGATTGCGGAACTGGAAGGCGAAGACAGGGAGATGTTCCTGCAGGAACTCGGCCTTCAGGAATCAGGACTCGACCGCTTGATCAAGGCTGCCTACAAACTGCTTGGCCTTATCACTTACTTTACCGCGGGAGAAAAAGAGGTCCGGGCCTGGACTATCCGCAAAGGAACCAAGGCACCCGGTGCGGCAGGCGTTATCCACTCTGATTTTGAGAAGGGATTTATTCGCGCCGAAGTCGTGGCTTATTCCGATCTCGTGAAAGCAGGTTCCATGAACGCCGCCAAAGAAAAAGGGCTTCTCCGCCTGGAGGGCAAGGAATATGTGGTACAGGACGGCGATGTAATGCATTTCCGATTCAACGTGTAA
- a CDS encoding DUF3800 domain-containing protein, producing MEYILYMDESAKEGPYYGNFYGGALVRSTDYDYVIDQLSGKKKELHLFKEVKWQRVTLPYLTKYIELIDVFFDLIQQDLVKMRVMFTHNYRRAINLSKDQVDNTFTMLYYQFFKHAFGLKYSNPTPSREIGLRLYFDELPVAPANRDIFKDFIHGLQWSEDFRSANLSIERHNITEVKSDEHVILQYMDIVLGAMYFRLNNLHKEKPEGSRIRGKRTIAKEKLYKHINKRIRNIYPNFNIGISTGVRSYEDRWNHPYRHWLFVPSEHKIAPEFSKKK from the coding sequence ATGGAATATATTCTGTACATGGATGAATCAGCTAAGGAAGGGCCTTATTACGGCAATTTTTATGGCGGTGCCCTTGTAAGGTCAACTGATTACGATTACGTGATCGATCAATTGTCAGGCAAGAAAAAGGAACTCCACTTGTTCAAAGAGGTGAAGTGGCAGCGAGTAACACTACCCTATTTAACCAAATACATCGAACTTATTGATGTCTTTTTTGACCTTATACAACAGGACTTGGTCAAGATGCGTGTCATGTTTACGCACAACTACAGACGTGCTATAAATCTAAGCAAAGATCAGGTCGATAACACCTTTACTATGCTGTATTATCAATTCTTTAAGCACGCCTTTGGTCTGAAATATTCAAACCCTACACCTTCTCGTGAGATTGGTTTGAGACTTTATTTTGACGAATTACCTGTCGCACCAGCAAATCGTGATATTTTTAAAGATTTTATCCATGGATTGCAATGGAGTGAGGACTTTAGATCCGCAAATCTTTCAATCGAGAGACACAATATTACTGAGGTCAAATCGGACGAGCATGTTATTCTGCAATACATGGACATTGTTCTTGGGGCTATGTATTTCAGACTCAACAACTTGCATAAAGAAAAACCAGAAGGAAGTCGCATAAGAGGAAAGCGAACTATTGCCAAAGAGAAACTGTACAAACATATAAACAAAAGAATTCGTAATATCTACCCAAACTTTAATATTGGTATTTCAACCGGTGTACGGTCCTATGAGGATCGCTGGAACCATCCTTATAGGCATTGGCTATTTGTTCCATCTGAGCATAAAATTGCACCCGAGTTTTCAAAGAAAAAGTGA
- a CDS encoding DEAD/DEAH box helicase has translation MSLFADLNLSKPVMKALEDMGFESATAIQAEAIPVALSGTDMIGQAQTGTGKTVAFSIPMIERIDTEEDVVQGLILTPTRELCIQVADEIRKVGIHKKVRVLAVYGGQDINRQIKSLKNRPHIIIATPGRLIDHLNRKTIRLQNIRMVVLDEADEMLDMGFVEDIETILSNCPEERQTLLFSATMKPGVKNLAQKFMKDIKHVSVKAQEVTVPLIEQVYYEVTERQKLDVLTRLLDIQNPELAIVFGRTKRRVDELMNALITRGYQADGLHGDLSQRQRDAVMKKFRDGSIDVLVATDVAARGLDVSGVTHVYNFDIPQDIDSYVHRIGRTGRAGKSGIASTFVTPREMEHLHQIERITKRKIAKRPLPTIAEARIGKQRLALDMIVEATNEDLGGYRNLAKELLDQYDSVMLVSAALKLLTKNTNEVPITLTEEQPLRTKRTKPKTDRRDRGRKTGPTGMKPAGGKGKLKQGKKEARSRKKEAVLSW, from the coding sequence ATGTCTTTGTTTGCAGATCTGAACTTGAGCAAGCCTGTAATGAAAGCGTTGGAAGACATGGGGTTTGAATCGGCCACCGCCATTCAGGCGGAAGCCATCCCGGTAGCTTTGAGCGGTACGGACATGATTGGACAGGCACAGACCGGAACAGGAAAAACGGTTGCTTTTTCAATCCCCATGATTGAAAGAATCGATACGGAGGAAGACGTGGTTCAGGGGTTGATCCTGACCCCCACGCGGGAACTTTGCATCCAAGTTGCTGACGAGATCCGGAAAGTGGGAATCCATAAAAAAGTCCGCGTGTTGGCTGTATACGGAGGACAAGACATCAACCGGCAGATCAAATCGCTTAAAAATAGGCCCCATATCATCATTGCCACTCCGGGGCGTTTGATCGACCACCTGAACCGGAAAACGATCCGATTGCAAAATATCCGGATGGTTGTTCTCGATGAAGCGGATGAAATGCTCGATATGGGCTTTGTGGAAGATATTGAAACGATCCTCAGCAACTGTCCGGAAGAGCGACAGACTTTATTGTTTTCCGCCACAATGAAACCAGGCGTGAAGAATCTGGCCCAGAAGTTCATGAAGGACATCAAGCATGTGTCTGTCAAGGCGCAGGAAGTTACGGTGCCGTTGATTGAACAGGTTTACTACGAGGTTACGGAGAGACAAAAACTGGACGTACTCACTCGTTTGCTGGACATCCAGAATCCCGAATTGGCCATTGTATTCGGTCGGACCAAAAGACGTGTGGATGAGCTTATGAACGCCCTGATAACCCGCGGCTATCAGGCAGACGGACTGCATGGGGATCTCAGTCAAAGACAAAGGGATGCGGTGATGAAGAAGTTCCGTGACGGAAGCATTGACGTGCTTGTTGCCACGGATGTGGCTGCCCGGGGACTTGATGTATCCGGTGTTACACATGTCTACAATTTTGACATTCCGCAAGACATTGACAGTTACGTTCATCGGATCGGGCGAACCGGACGTGCCGGCAAAAGCGGAATCGCATCCACATTTGTAACACCGCGTGAGATGGAGCACCTGCACCAGATCGAAAGAATTACCAAAAGGAAAATTGCCAAGCGGCCACTGCCTACGATTGCGGAAGCACGCATCGGCAAACAGCGTTTGGCACTCGACATGATTGTGGAAGCCACCAACGAAGATTTGGGAGGGTACCGGAACCTCGCGAAAGAATTGCTTGACCAATACGATTCCGTGATGTTGGTTTCCGCCGCATTGAAGCTGTTGACCAAGAATACAAATGAAGTGCCCATTACATTGACGGAAGAACAGCCGCTTAGGACCAAGCGGACGAAACCCAAGACCGACCGGCGTGACAGGGGAAGAAAGACTGGCCCTACGGGAATGAAACCGGCAGGCGGGAAAGGAAAACTGAAGCAGGGGAAGAAAGAAGCGCGTTCCCGTAAAAAAGAAGCGGTTTTGTCCTGGTAA
- a CDS encoding cold-shock protein, with amino-acid sequence MQEGTVKWFNAEKGYGFIATEGGNDVFVHYTAISGDGFKSLEEGQRVSFDVVQGNRGPQAANVTKL; translated from the coding sequence ATGCAAGAAGGAACAGTAAAATGGTTTAACGCAGAAAAAGGGTATGGCTTTATCGCAACGGAAGGCGGCAACGACGTATTCGTTCATTACACCGCAATCTCCGGCGATGGCTTCAAATCCCTGGAAGAAGGACAGCGCGTAAGCTTCGACGTTGTCCAAGGAAACCGTGGACCTCAAGCAGCAAACGTCACCAAACTGTAA
- a CDS encoding DUF3892 domain-containing protein, producing MIGEKIVAIQKDENGNITQVKTHTGRVLSIEEAIQQAENGGFDSIDKIDKHGNWYMKASAGDAQPEQGGNLSILPEF from the coding sequence ATGATCGGTGAAAAAATCGTGGCCATTCAAAAAGACGAAAATGGAAATATCACTCAGGTCAAAACCCATACCGGACGCGTCTTAAGCATTGAAGAAGCGATTCAACAGGCTGAGAACGGGGGTTTTGATTCGATTGACAAGATCGATAAACACGGCAACTGGTACATGAAAGCTTCCGCAGGCGACGCTCAACCTGAACAGGGCGGCAATTTGTCGATTCTGCCAGAGTTCTGA